A genomic region of Fusarium oxysporum Fo47 chromosome VI, complete sequence contains the following coding sequences:
- a CDS encoding L-Aspartase-like protein, with the protein MLRTVTGRAAASGLMKSALPRVSQAAASTCSLAPQLRLQNKTRVGGLQLSRAIHSTSVRMSQTRTESDAFGEIQVPADRYWGAQTERSLENFRINQPQDRMPPPIVKAFGILKGAAATVNMRYGLDPKIGAAIQQAAKEVADGKLLDHFPLVVWQTGSGTQSNMNANEVISNRAIEILGGTMGSKKPVHPNDHVNRSASSNDTFPTVMHIAAVLDIEGELLPALHSLRAALQKKVDEFEAKKIIKIGRTHLQDATPLTLAQEFSGYVAQLDFGIKRVESSLPDLRLLAQGGTAVGTGINTFQGFAEAIAEEVTNMTGTEFKTAPNKFEALAAHDAIVQAHGSLNTLAASLTKIAQDIRYLGSGPRCGLGELNLPENEPGSSIMPGKVNPTQCEALTMVCAQVMGNHVATTIGGMNGQFELNVYKPLVIRNLLHSSRLLTDGMRSFEKNLVAGLAANEEKIASIMKESLMLVTCLNPKIGYDMASKVAKNAHKKGLTLKQSALELQALTEEEFDTLVKPELMVGPSPYKG; encoded by the exons ATGCTTCGAACCGTCACGGGACGCGCTGCCGCCTCGGGCCTTATGAAGTCAGCTCTGCCTCGGGTCTCCCAAGCAGCTGCGTCCACATGCTCGCTTGCCCCGCAACTGCGACTTCAGAACAAGACTCGGGTTGGTGGTCTTCAACTCTCCAGAGCTATTCACAGCACTTCAGTCAGAATGTCTCAGACACGAACAGAGAGCGATGCCTTTGGCGAGATCCAGGTCCCCGCCGACCGATACTGGGGAGCCCAGACGGAGCGATCTCTCGAGAACTTTCGCATCAACCAGCCCCAGGATCGCATGCCCCCACCCATTGTCAAGGCATTTGGTATCCTGAAGGGTGCTGCCGCCACTGTCAACATGCGATATGGCCTTG ACCCCAAGATTGGTGCTGCTATCCAGCAGGCCGCCAAGGAGGTTGCTGATGGCAAACTCCTCGATCACTTCCCTCTTGTCGTTTGGCAGACGGGCTCCGGCACTCAGTCCAACATGAACGCAAACGAGGTCATTTCCAACCGAGCCATCGAGATCCTCGGCGGAACTATGGGTAGCAAGAAGCCTGTCCACCCCAACGACCACGTTAACCGTAGCGCCTCTTCCAACGACACCTTCCCTACTGTTATGCACATTGCTGCCGTCCTTGACATCGAGGGCGAGCTCTTGCCTGCCCTCCACAGCCTCCGTGCTGCCCTGCAGAAGAAGgtcgatgagtttgaggccaagaagattATCAAGATCGGACGTACTCATCTCCAGGACGCTACGCCTCTAACTCTCGCCCAAGAGTTCTCTGGTTACGTTGCTCAACTCGACTTTGGCATCAAGCGTGTAGAGAGCTCTCTCCCTGATTTGCGTCTCCTCGCCCAAGGCGGCACCGCCGTTGGCACGGGCATCAACACTTTCCAGGGCTTCGCCGAGGCTATTGCTGAGGAGGTCACCAACATGACTGGCACCGAGTTCAAGACTGCCCCTAACAAGTTTGAGGCCCTGGCTGCCCATGACGCTATTGTCCAGGCCCACGGCTCTCTTAACACCCTTGCTGCCTCTCTGACCAAGATCGCTCAGGATATTCGATACCTCGGCAGTGGCCCTCGCTGTGGCCTTGGTGAGCTCAACCTGCCCGAAAACGAGCCTGGCAGCAGCATCATGCCTGGAAAAGTTAACCCCACGCAGTGTGAGGCTTTGACTATGGTCTGTGCCCAGGTTATGGGCAACCACGTTGCGACCACTATTGGTGGCATGAATGGCCAGTTCGAGCTTAACGTTTACAAACCTCTGGTCATCCGCAACCTCCTGCACAGCTCACGCCTTCTAACAGATGGCATGCGCTCTTTCGAGAAGAACCTAGTTGCTGGTCTCGCCGCTAACGAGGAGAAGATTGCTAGCATCATGAAGGAGTC GCTCATGCTTGTCACTTGCCTCAACCCCAAAATTGGTTACGACATGGCCAGCAAGGTCGCCAAGAATGCTCACAAGAAGGGTCTGACCCTCAAGCAGAGTGCTCTCGAGCTCCAGGCTCTGactgaggaggagtttgatACTCTTGTCAAGCCCGAGCTTATGGTTGGCCCCAGCCCCTACAAGGGATga